The following are from one region of the Anaeropeptidivorans aminofermentans genome:
- a CDS encoding aldo/keto reductase, with the protein MQLRHFGKLGVKPSLIGFGAMRLPIVDGDNNKINEEKSIEMIRYAIDNGVNYVDTAFNYHGGNSEELVAKALADGYREKVFLATKNPSWLSEKPGDWTDNLNIQLKRLDCGHIDFYLQHALDKARFDNLVKNNFFEEAMKAKAEGKIKYFGFSFHDSYEVFEEIINAYDWDFCQIQLNYLDEDYQAGMKGLKLAASKNMGVIIMEPLRGGKLADKMPEDIVSEFEKLPVKRSNVEWALRWVANHPEVSLLLSGMHTMEQVKENIRICSQEDMVPDKALTNEEQEMIKSIADAWNKRILVNCTACNYCMPCPVGVQIPDCFSAYNVYGSAVASAESKAKQQYASIVENGGGASQCIVCGQCAAACPQNISVPDRLAELEGILR; encoded by the coding sequence ATGCAGTTAAGACATTTTGGAAAACTTGGCGTTAAGCCGTCCCTTATTGGCTTCGGAGCCATGCGTTTGCCTATAGTTGATGGGGACAACAATAAAATCAACGAAGAAAAGTCCATCGAAATGATCAGATATGCAATTGATAATGGAGTAAATTATGTTGATACAGCATTTAATTATCACGGGGGAAATTCAGAAGAGCTTGTGGCAAAGGCCCTTGCCGACGGTTATAGAGAAAAGGTTTTTCTTGCGACAAAAAACCCTTCCTGGCTTTCTGAAAAACCGGGAGACTGGACGGATAACCTTAACATTCAGCTTAAAAGGCTTGATTGCGGACATATTGATTTTTATCTTCAGCATGCCCTTGACAAAGCCCGCTTTGATAATTTAGTAAAGAATAATTTCTTTGAAGAAGCCATGAAGGCAAAGGCCGAAGGAAAGATTAAATATTTCGGCTTCAGCTTCCACGATTCCTATGAGGTTTTTGAAGAAATAATCAATGCTTATGACTGGGACTTCTGCCAGATACAGCTTAATTATCTCGACGAAGACTACCAGGCAGGCATGAAAGGCCTGAAACTTGCCGCTTCCAAAAACATGGGCGTTATCATCATGGAGCCTTTAAGAGGCGGAAAGCTTGCAGATAAAATGCCTGAGGATATTGTTTCGGAATTTGAGAAGCTTCCCGTAAAAAGAAGCAATGTGGAATGGGCTCTAAGATGGGTAGCAAATCATCCTGAGGTAAGCCTCCTCCTTTCAGGAATGCATACGATGGAGCAAGTTAAGGAAAATATCCGTATTTGCAGCCAGGAGGACATGGTTCCAGACAAGGCCTTAACCAACGAAGAACAAGAGATGATAAAATCCATTGCAGACGCTTGGAATAAACGTATCCTTGTAAACTGCACTGCCTGCAATTACTGTATGCCATGCCCTGTAGGGGTTCAGATACCCGACTGCTTCAGCGCTTATAATGTTTACGGCTCGGCAGTGGCTTCCGCAGAAAGCAAAGCGAAGCAGCAATACGCAAGCATCGTAGAAAACGGCGGCGGAGCATCTCAATGCATCGTATGCGGTCAATGCGCAGCCGCCTGCCCGCAGAATATTTCTGTTCCCGATAGGCTTGCAGAGCTTGAAGGTATCCTGAGATAG
- a CDS encoding uracil-DNA glycosylase: MNIKELNDKLQKNMLFTEYSERKIVFGEGKTHSPSVMLIGEAPGGSEEKEGRPFVGSAGKNLNEFLEALELSREEIYITNVVKIRPFKLSPKTGSPVNRTPDKKETGFFCPYLLEEIEIIKPEIIVTLGNTPLNALMGKEYLIGAYHGRLIKGNGGNIFPLYHPAAIIYNRSLKETYFEDLKALKALL; encoded by the coding sequence ATGAATATAAAAGAGCTGAATGATAAACTTCAAAAAAATATGCTTTTTACGGAATATAGTGAAAGAAAAATTGTATTTGGAGAAGGTAAGACCCATTCCCCTTCCGTAATGCTTATAGGAGAAGCGCCAGGGGGAAGCGAGGAAAAGGAAGGCCGGCCCTTTGTAGGAAGCGCCGGAAAGAATCTCAATGAGTTTTTAGAGGCGCTGGAGCTTTCCCGGGAGGAAATATATATCACCAATGTGGTTAAAATACGGCCCTTTAAACTAAGCCCTAAAACAGGTTCCCCTGTGAACAGAACACCGGACAAGAAGGAAACAGGCTTCTTCTGCCCCTATCTTTTAGAAGAAATAGAAATAATAAAGCCGGAAATCATAGTCACCTTGGGAAATACGCCTTTAAATGCCCTTATGGGAAAGGAATATTTAATCGGGGCCTATCATGGAAGGCTTATTAAAGGTAACGGTGGAAACATCTTTCCCTTATATCATCCGGCAGCCATCATTTATAACAGAAGCCTTAAAGAAACATATTTTGAGGACTTAAAAGCCCTTAAAGCACTTTTGTAA